In Sphingomonas sp., a single window of DNA contains:
- a CDS encoding heavy-metal-associated domain-containing protein, which yields MQFRRPKTVLGALSVLALAGAGIMAASGQGGAPAVPVGAAGSFEVSGVKVDVSGKNAEIARQGGWRIAQRKGWSMLSQQLTGKPGSLSDSALDAIVTGIVVEREQIGPNRYLASLGVQFDRAKAGSILGVSIAVTHSPPMLLVPLQYSGGVGQVFERDTAWARAWNRLRAAGSTIDYVRLRGTGADRLLVNTGQTLRHGRNWWRTVLDQYGAVDTLVAEVQLRRDYPGGPIVGIFSAKHGPDGEAITSFALRIDNGDAIDALFDTAVARIDKAYQAALTDGRLHTDAVLAARPPVAQPAAPAPEETPLPTPLPSVEPTPGATTASTSTALSVQVETPNAAAVNASESAVRGVPGVRSATTTSLALGGISVMRVTFDGSQAALRAALESRGWSVQEGSGVLRIRRGAAPQASPTPKAQ from the coding sequence ATGCAGTTTCGCCGTCCCAAAACCGTCCTTGGCGCCCTTTCGGTGCTCGCGCTCGCCGGTGCGGGCATCATGGCGGCAAGCGGACAGGGCGGGGCGCCCGCCGTTCCAGTAGGTGCTGCGGGCAGCTTCGAAGTGAGCGGCGTGAAGGTCGACGTTTCGGGCAAAAATGCCGAGATCGCGCGGCAGGGCGGCTGGCGGATCGCGCAGCGCAAGGGCTGGTCGATGCTGTCGCAGCAACTCACGGGCAAGCCGGGGTCGCTCTCCGATTCGGCCCTGGATGCGATCGTCACCGGCATCGTCGTCGAGCGCGAGCAGATCGGGCCCAATCGCTATCTCGCCAGCCTCGGCGTGCAGTTCGATCGGGCCAAGGCCGGCTCGATTCTCGGCGTGTCGATCGCGGTCACCCATTCGCCGCCGATGCTCTTGGTGCCCCTGCAATATTCGGGCGGCGTCGGCCAGGTGTTCGAGCGCGACACCGCCTGGGCGCGGGCCTGGAACCGGCTGCGCGCGGCGGGCAGCACGATCGACTATGTCCGCCTGCGCGGCACGGGTGCGGACCGGCTGCTGGTCAATACCGGTCAAACGCTGCGCCATGGCCGCAACTGGTGGCGAACGGTGCTCGACCAATATGGCGCGGTCGACACGCTCGTTGCCGAGGTGCAGCTGCGTCGCGATTATCCAGGCGGGCCGATCGTCGGCATCTTCTCGGCCAAGCACGGGCCGGACGGCGAGGCGATCACCAGTTTCGCGCTGCGGATCGACAATGGCGACGCGATCGACGCGCTGTTCGACACCGCCGTTGCGCGGATCGACAAGGCCTATCAGGCAGCGCTGACCGACGGCCGGCTCCATACCGATGCCGTGCTCGCCGCGCGGCCGCCGGTCGCGCAGCCAGCCGCGCCGGCGCCCGAGGAAACCCCGCTGCCGACGCCGCTGCCCAGCGTGGAACCGACGCCGGGCGCGACGACCGCGAGCACCAGCACCGCGCTGTCGGTGCAGGTAGAGACGCCCAACGCCGCCGCGGTAAACGCGTCCGAAAGCGCAGTACGCGGCGTGCCCGGCGTGCGCAGCGCCACCACCACCAGCCTCGCGCTGGGTGGCATTTCAGTGATGCGCGTCACGTTCGACGGCAGCCAGGCCGCGCTGCGCGCCGCGCTCGAGTCGCGCGGCTGGAGCGTCCAGGAAGGATCGGGCGTCCTCCGCATCCGTCGCGGAGCCGCGCCGCAGGCATCGCCGACCCCCAAGGCGCAATGA
- a CDS encoding Ppx/GppA family phosphatase, with amino-acid sequence MATILRPVPGAASKSARPRTAIIDIGSNSIRLVVYEGPARLPAILFNEKVMAGLGKGLAETGAIHAGGLASARAALGRYALLAREMQVSELRTVATAAVRDASNGGELMAMAEALDLKVELLSGVEEATASGFGVLSGIPEADGVVGDLGGGSLELVRVVAGTVTDRVSFPLGVLRLGAIRARGKGALEREVTRMIEAAGWKGRGKGLPFYMVGGSWRSLAKLDMHLTDYPLPIVHHYLLAIDRVEELGRRVEGATKADLKTVPDLSSARIPSLGDAAALLVAVTRQLGSSGTIVSAYGLREGLLFQRLSAEERLQDPLIVAAREEGQRSGRFPEHGDLLDAWLAPLFRDGPEWARLRHAACLLADVGWRANPEFRAERGMEIGLHGNWVGIDAAGRAIVAQALYTSLGGALDSPVPLERLASSEALAEAKRWGLAMRLGQRLSGGVARPLRRSRLRLDGNALVLSLADGDEPLYGEAVEKRHRALALAMAKEPVLET; translated from the coding sequence GTGGCGACCATCTTGCGACCTGTGCCGGGTGCCGCTTCCAAAAGCGCCCGGCCGCGCACCGCGATTATCGATATCGGCTCCAACTCGATTCGCCTCGTCGTCTATGAGGGCCCGGCGCGGCTGCCCGCGATCCTGTTCAACGAAAAGGTGATGGCCGGTCTCGGCAAGGGACTGGCCGAGACCGGCGCGATCCATGCCGGCGGCCTTGCCAGCGCCCGCGCCGCATTGGGTCGCTATGCGCTGCTCGCCCGCGAGATGCAGGTGAGCGAGCTGCGCACCGTCGCCACCGCCGCGGTGCGGGATGCATCGAACGGCGGCGAGCTGATGGCGATGGCCGAGGCGCTGGACCTGAAGGTCGAGCTGCTCTCGGGAGTCGAGGAAGCGACGGCGTCTGGCTTCGGCGTGCTGTCGGGCATTCCCGAGGCGGACGGCGTCGTCGGCGATCTCGGCGGGGGCAGCCTTGAACTGGTGCGCGTCGTCGCCGGAACGGTCACGGATCGTGTGTCCTTCCCGCTCGGCGTACTCCGTCTCGGTGCCATTCGGGCGCGGGGCAAGGGGGCGCTCGAGCGCGAAGTCACCCGCATGATCGAGGCGGCGGGCTGGAAGGGGCGTGGCAAGGGGTTGCCCTTCTACATGGTCGGCGGCTCGTGGCGCTCGCTCGCCAAGCTCGACATGCATCTCACCGATTACCCGCTGCCGATTGTCCATCATTATCTGCTGGCGATCGATCGGGTGGAAGAGCTGGGCCGCCGCGTCGAAGGCGCGACCAAAGCCGATCTCAAGACGGTTCCTGACCTGTCGAGCGCGCGCATCCCCTCGCTGGGGGACGCCGCCGCGCTGCTGGTCGCGGTGACCCGGCAGCTGGGCAGCAGCGGGACGATCGTCTCGGCCTATGGTCTGCGCGAAGGGCTGCTGTTCCAGCGCCTCTCGGCCGAGGAGCGGCTGCAGGATCCGCTGATCGTCGCCGCGCGCGAGGAAGGCCAGCGCTCCGGGCGCTTCCCGGAGCATGGCGACCTGCTCGATGCCTGGCTCGCGCCGCTGTTCCGCGACGGGCCGGAATGGGCGCGGCTGCGCCATGCCGCCTGCCTGCTCGCCGATGTGGGCTGGCGCGCGAACCCCGAATTTCGCGCCGAACGCGGCATGGAGATCGGGCTGCACGGCAACTGGGTGGGCATCGACGCCGCCGGTCGCGCGATCGTCGCGCAGGCGCTCTACACCTCGCTCGGTGGGGCGCTGGACAGCCCGGTGCCGCTCGAACGGCTAGCGTCGTCCGAGGCACTGGCCGAGGCCAAGCGCTGGGGACTGGCGATGCGATTGGGGCAGCGGCTGAGCGGCGGCGTCGCGCGGCCGCTGCGGCGCTCGCGGCTACGGTTGGACGGCAATGCGCTGGTGCTCAGCCTCGCCGATGGTGACGAGCCGCTCTACGGCGAGGCGGTGGAGAAGCGCCACCGCGCGCTGGCCCTTGCGATGGCGAAGGAGCCGGTGCTGGAGACGTGA
- a CDS encoding chromosomal replication initiator DnaA, with the protein MSQLRLPLGLPEASETDFLVSDSNARAVQQLEHWATWPVMAALLTGPRKSGRSLLARIFAAKNGATIIDDAERADEADIFHAWNDAQGARRPLLIVADAAPPLWEVTLPDLRSRLAASPLLEIGPPDDALIPLLLERAFTRHLLHATPAVIAWIARRIERSHVAILRVADVLEMETDGRLSIPVVKTTLQAASLLTHSDDSESE; encoded by the coding sequence ATGAGCCAGCTCCGCCTGCCGCTGGGTCTGCCCGAAGCGAGCGAGACGGACTTCCTGGTCAGCGACTCGAACGCCCGCGCGGTCCAACAGCTAGAACATTGGGCGACCTGGCCGGTGATGGCGGCGCTGCTGACGGGACCGCGCAAGTCCGGTCGCAGCTTGCTCGCGCGGATCTTCGCCGCCAAGAACGGCGCGACGATCATCGACGATGCCGAGCGCGCGGACGAGGCCGATATCTTCCACGCCTGGAACGACGCCCAGGGCGCGCGCCGCCCGCTGCTGATCGTCGCCGATGCCGCGCCGCCGCTTTGGGAGGTGACGCTGCCCGATCTACGCTCGCGCCTCGCCGCGTCGCCGCTGCTCGAGATCGGCCCTCCCGACGATGCGCTGATCCCGCTGCTGCTCGAACGCGCCTTCACCCGCCACCTGCTCCATGCGACCCCGGCCGTGATCGCTTGGATCGCGAGGCGGATCGAACGCAGCCATGTCGCGATCCTGCGCGTTGCCGACGTGCTGGAGATGGAAACCGACGGCCGTTTGTCGATCCCGGTGGTGAAGACTACACTCCAGGCTGCAAGCCTTTTGACGCATTCCGACGATAGCGAGAGCGAATGA
- a CDS encoding RNA degradosome polyphosphate kinase: MTESAAPATIAPADPTEARYFNRELSWLAFNRRVMEEACNPAHPLLERLRFLSISGSNFDEFFMVRVAGLMGQQLQNIDTRSADGLTPAQQLEAISAEAATLADEQQAVWVDIRAQLAVANIFVLEADAIEGETEEWLANHFREQIFPILTPQALDPAHPFPFIPNQGSSVIFNLLRKSDREPIQELVMLPTTLKRFVRLPGSPARYVAIETLIKHFWGLLFHGYEMVGAATFRVLRDSDIEIEEEAEDLVLTFRSAIKRRRRGRVIRLEMEEGIAPDLEAVLKEELGGSDALLTETGGFLGVGDLSMLVDEDRPDLKFTPFSARFPERVREYGGDCFAAIRAKDIVVHHPYETFDVVLSFLQQAAADPDVVAIKQTLYRAGKQSAVINALIAAAEAGKSVTAVVELKARFDEEQNLYWATALERAGVQVVYGFIDWKTHAKVSMVVRREGDRYRTYCHFGTGNYHPITARIYTDLSFFTADPRIGRDAAQIFNYVTGYVEPQHLELLGISPRNLRDRLSDLIEEEIGHARAGRPGTIWAKMNSVVDPAIIEKLYQASAAGVQIELIVRGICCLRPGVAGMSENIRVKSIVGRFLEHSRIWVFGNGKALPNDGAKVYISSADWMQRNFDRRVEFMLPLLNKTVHDQVLDQVMVANLLDNEQSWLLAPDGHYDRIVPGEDGEFNLHRYFMTNPSLSGRGAAVNARKPVPKLSPRKQRLAAKGG; the protein is encoded by the coding sequence ATGACCGAATCCGCCGCACCTGCGACCATCGCCCCCGCCGATCCCACCGAAGCGCGTTATTTCAACCGCGAGCTCTCCTGGCTCGCCTTCAACCGCCGCGTGATGGAGGAGGCGTGCAACCCTGCGCATCCGCTGCTGGAGCGGCTGCGCTTCCTGTCGATCTCGGGAAGCAATTTCGACGAATTCTTCATGGTCCGCGTGGCGGGCCTGATGGGCCAGCAGCTCCAGAATATCGACACGCGCTCGGCCGATGGGCTCACCCCGGCGCAGCAGCTGGAGGCGATCTCCGCCGAAGCGGCGACGCTCGCCGACGAGCAGCAGGCGGTGTGGGTCGATATCCGCGCCCAGCTCGCGGTGGCCAACATCTTCGTGCTAGAAGCCGATGCGATCGAAGGCGAGACCGAGGAATGGCTCGCCAACCATTTCCGCGAGCAGATCTTCCCGATCCTCACCCCGCAGGCACTCGACCCCGCGCACCCGTTCCCGTTCATCCCCAACCAGGGATCGAGCGTGATCTTCAACCTGCTGCGCAAGTCCGATCGCGAGCCGATCCAGGAACTGGTGATGCTGCCGACGACGCTCAAGCGCTTCGTCCGCCTGCCGGGCAGCCCTGCGCGGTATGTCGCGATCGAAACGCTGATCAAGCATTTCTGGGGGCTGCTCTTCCACGGATATGAAATGGTGGGGGCCGCCACCTTCCGGGTGCTGCGCGACAGCGACATCGAGATCGAGGAAGAGGCCGAGGATCTCGTCCTCACTTTCCGCTCGGCGATCAAGCGCCGCCGCCGCGGCCGGGTGATCCGCCTGGAGATGGAGGAAGGCATCGCCCCCGATCTCGAAGCGGTGCTCAAGGAAGAGCTCGGCGGCAGCGACGCGCTGCTTACCGAGACCGGCGGCTTCCTCGGCGTTGGTGACCTGTCGATGCTGGTCGACGAGGATCGCCCGGACCTCAAGTTCACCCCCTTCTCGGCGCGCTTCCCCGAGCGAGTCCGCGAATATGGCGGCGACTGTTTCGCGGCGATCCGCGCCAAGGACATCGTCGTCCACCATCCGTACGAGACGTTCGATGTCGTGCTCAGCTTCCTCCAGCAGGCGGCGGCCGATCCGGACGTCGTCGCGATCAAGCAGACGCTCTATCGCGCCGGCAAGCAGTCCGCAGTGATCAACGCGCTGATCGCCGCCGCCGAGGCCGGCAAGTCGGTGACCGCGGTGGTCGAGCTCAAGGCCCGCTTCGACGAGGAGCAGAACCTCTATTGGGCGACCGCGCTGGAGCGCGCCGGGGTGCAGGTGGTCTATGGCTTCATCGACTGGAAGACGCACGCCAAGGTGTCGATGGTCGTGCGGCGCGAGGGCGACCGCTATCGTACCTACTGCCATTTCGGCACGGGCAACTACCACCCGATCACCGCGCGCATCTATACCGACTTGAGCTTCTTCACAGCCGATCCCCGGATCGGGCGCGATGCGGCGCAGATTTTCAATTACGTGACGGGCTATGTCGAGCCGCAGCATCTGGAACTGCTCGGGATCAGTCCCCGCAACCTGCGCGACCGGCTAAGCGACCTGATCGAGGAAGAGATCGGCCATGCCCGCGCCGGCCGCCCCGGCACGATCTGGGCGAAGATGAACTCGGTGGTCGATCCCGCGATCATCGAGAAACTGTACCAGGCGAGCGCGGCGGGCGTGCAGATCGAGCTGATCGTGCGCGGCATCTGCTGCCTGCGCCCCGGCGTCGCGGGGATGAGCGAGAATATCCGCGTCAAGTCGATCGTCGGCCGCTTCCTCGAGCACAGCCGGATCTGGGTGTTCGGCAACGGCAAGGCGCTGCCGAACGATGGCGCCAAAGTCTACATCTCCTCGGCCGACTGGATGCAGCGCAACTTCGATCGCCGCGTCGAGTTCATGTTGCCGCTGCTCAACAAGACCGTGCACGATCAGGTGCTGGACCAGGTGATGGTCGCCAACCTGCTCGACAATGAGCAGAGCTGGCTGCTCGCGCCGGACGGCCATTATGATCGGATCGTGCCGGGCGAAGACGGGGAATTCAATCTGCACCGCTATTTCATGACCAACCCGTCGCTTTCCGGGCGGGGCGCAGCGGTGAACGCGCGCAAGCCGGTGCCTAAGCTGTCGCCGCGCAAGCAGCGCCTCGCGGCAAAGGGCGGCTGA